From Clavelina lepadiformis chromosome 9, kaClaLepa1.1, whole genome shotgun sequence, the proteins below share one genomic window:
- the LOC143471337 gene encoding cytoskeleton-associated protein 5-like isoform X2 — MIMEELDMIQHPEESGIVAIIQKQTGSTRIPLKKSDKKENIGMLTGVSLDAKLSSIFKKIGDRQLTKEGLLESNEFKCENPHYDVEPRINSLEVFPRLRQEGVEENRGGETVERLDQRSENPISLSMGKQY; from the exons atg ATCATGGAGGAGCTTGATATGATTCAGCACCCGGAAGAATCGGGCATTGTTGCCATCATCCAGAAGCAAACGGGATCGACGAGAATTCCTCTTAAAAAGTCCGACAAGAAA GAGAACATCGGCATGCTGACCGGGGTCAGCCTTGATGCAAAACTCTCCTCGATCTTTAAGAAAATAGGAGACAGACAACTGACTAAAGAG GGCTTGTTGGAGTCAAACGAGTTCAAGTGCGAGAATCCTCATTATGACGTTGAGCCACGTATCAATAGCCTGGAAGTTTTTCCGAGATTACGTCAAGAGGGGGTTGAAGAAAACAGAGGAGGAGAAACGGTCGAAAG GCTTGATCAGCGCTCCGAAAACCCCATTTCCCTCAGCATGGGCAAGCAATACTGA